One segment of Falco rusticolus isolate bFalRus1 chromosome 3, bFalRus1.pri, whole genome shotgun sequence DNA contains the following:
- the RECQL4 gene encoding ATP-dependent DNA helicase Q4 isoform X5, with amino-acid sequence MERQQEVKALLKQWEAAFLRERRRRPSQADIEAAPEDTQRLYKEYKMLKKQRKELDPSQLSPSCQPAAQEIPTTEQVPDFGCWGAHLNRQPKAPKLNHRSHAVPKASVQYYGMKLKSNLGAARKETPLTPRKTLTPRRTTAVPRLQTNLGSGDKAASSAPAEPLQSKGGEPGDLLLPPSVSELAPIILAAGLKSPPPPLPPNKFQQLKQTVAQRLGSLDPAWLQRCQGTPGDEGTILGATQEGEQGEVSWAPSKQEGTGGEVSVGDSRRKRPCGDGGDSMAASTKLKRCRQGSAEGALSAASGLKQSKEEGEEEKECVATPKESEKVLDSSENLLGEVEEEKPRSTRRAVTASRAPSQRRGNFVKLNLKKKSHVRGYALRGNRLRKQVWKQKWQKKAEQYGGGTRSIDRSSDICFSCGRTGHWASACRGQGTAAGLLPEESSHADEEEEAPLPTLEEVARRTNSICPELSAERRGSSREGSEKILEAPTYLDVRRMMYEPPAPPVPMEPLYSLGPEGKVRETPEEVFKALKALGYSSFRPGQEVAIMRILSGLSTLVVLSTGMGKSLCYQLPAYLYHKRSKCITLVVSPLVSLMNDQVSGLPPCLKAVCIHSNMTKAQREAAMEKVRQGGVQVLLLSPEALVGGSSSGSGCLPSADHLPAVAFACIDEAHCVSEWSHNFRPCYLRVCKVLRDHLGVRCFLGLTATATLATVRDVAQHLGIPAEEGIAVRSTAVPPNLHLSVSMDRDRDQALISLLREERFGCLDSIIVYCTRREETVRIAALIRTCLQGVLVREAREPGQDTAERKKAKAKKSGRQPLKWIADAYHAGLSAAERCRIQNSFMSGQLRVVVATVAFGMGLDKSDVRGVVHYNMPKNFESYVQEIGRAGRDGEPAHCHLFLDPEGRDLHELRRHIYGDTVDFFTVKKLVQKVFSPCKCLELHQKHQDVIRDGEVKDAKMAELLEEMVEEDSSVTRQSRQRVCYKHERAIPIQQTVESLDIREEGIETLLCYLELHPQRWLELLPPTYSSCRLQCYGGPQQLRATARRSPPVAVFMARERLAGRDHSQASLLEFDMVSLSDSMGWEVALVKRALRQLQWDPQLRKDSCSAGKSGVMVEFGDFSFHLRAYGDLTDQELDSVCDFLHQRVVAREKMALGQLRTCFQAFQSLGPVLVLEREETDVRAQCGLPDLQSSPCGGGGGEELLPEGSAQQLLREGACWRAG; translated from the exons ATGGAGCGGCAGCAGGAGGTGAAGGCCCTGCTGAAGCAATGGGAGGCGGCCTTCCTCCGTGAGCGGCGGCGCAGGCCCAGCCAG GCGGACATCGAAGCAGCTCCAGAGGACACCCAAC GGCTCTACAAGGAGTACAAGATGCtcaagaagcaaagaaaggagTTGGATCCTTCCCAGCTTagcccctcctgccagccagcagcacaggagatTCCAACTACAGAGCAG GTGCCAGACTTCGGTTGTTGGGGTGCACACCTGAACCGGCAGCCAAAAGCCCCCAAGCTGAACCATCGCAGCCACGCTGTGCCAAAAGCCTCAGTGCAATACTATGGGATGAAGCTGAAATCCAACCTGGGAGCTGCCAGGAAG GAGACACCCCTGACCCCAAGGAAGACCCTGACTCCCAGGAGGACCACAGCTGTCCCTAGACTTCAGACAAATTTGGGGAGTGGTGACAAAGCCGCATCCTCAGCACCGGCAGAGCCTTTGCAGAGCAAGGGAGGCGAGCCGGGAgatctcctccttcctccctcagtGTCAGAGCTGGCCCCCATCATCCTTGCTGCGGGGCTGAAgtccccaccaccaccactgccaccgaATAAAttccagcagctgaagcagacaGTGGCACAGAGGCTGGGCTCGCTGgatcctgcctggctgcagaggtgccAAGGGACACCTGGGGATGAGGGGACAATACTGGGTGCCACGCaggaaggggagcagggagaggtcAGCTGGGCCCCCTCAAAGCAGGAAGGGACTGGTGGAGAAGTATCGGTGGGAGATTCCAGGAGGAAAAGGCCATGTGGAGATGGTGGAGACAGCATGGCAGCTTCCACAAAGCTCAAGCGGTGCCGCCAAGGCTCAGCCGAGGGAGCGTTAAGTGCTGCCAGCGGGCTGAAGCAGagcaaggaggaaggggaggaggagaaagagtgTGTGGCAACCCCAAAGGAGAGTGAGAAGGTGCTGGATTCCTCAGAAAACCTCCTGGGGgaggtggaagaggagaaacCCAGATCCACCCGCAGAGCAGTCACTGCCAG CAGAGCACCTTCACAGAGACGCGGCAACTTTGTCAAGCTTAACCTGAAGAAGAAATCTCATGTCCGAGGTTATGCCCTGCGGGGAAATCGCCTTCGCAAACAG GTGTGGAAGCAGAAGTGGCAGAAGAAAGCGGAACAGTACGGGGGAGGCACCAGATCCATTGACCGAAGCTCAGACATCTGCTTCAGTTGTGGCAGGACAGGACACTGGGCATCGGCGTGCCGGGGCCAAG GGACGGCTGCTGGCCTGCTGCCAGAGGAGAGCAGCCATGCCGAtgaagaagaggaggctccCCTGCCCACGCTGGAAGAAGTGGCTCGCAGGACCAACAGCATCTGCCCAGAGCTCTCTG CAGAGAGAAGAGGCAGCAGCCGGGAAGGATCTGAAAAGATTTTGGAGGCACCAACTTACCTGGATGTGCGAAGGATGATGTACGAGCCACCTGCTCCCCCTGTGCCCATGGAGCCCCTCTACAGCCTGGGGCCGGAGGGGAAGGTTCGAG AGACCCCAGAGGAGGTGTTCAAGGCTCTGAAGGCGCTGGGCTACAGCTCCTTCCGCCCGGGCCAGGAGGTGGCCATCATGAGGATCCTCTCAG GCCTGTCCACACTGGTGGTGTTATCGACGGGGATGGGGAAGTCCCTCTGCTACCAGCTCCCCGCTTACCTGTACCACAAGCGCTCCAAGTGCATCACCTTGGTTGTCTCCCCTTTGGTATCCCTGATGAATGACCAG GTCTCGGGGCTGCCGCCATGCCTGAAGGCTGTCTGTATCCACTCCAACATGACCAAAGCCCAGCGGGAAGCAGCGATGGAGAAG GTGAGGCAGGGCGGggtgcaggtgctgctgctctcccctgaGGCGCTGGTTGGTGGAAGCAGCTCAGGATCTGGCTGCCTGCCCTCTGCTGATCACCTGCCGGCCGTAGCCTTTGCCTGCATTGATGAAGCTCACTGTGTCTCCGAGTGGTCCCACAATTTCCGTCCCTGCTACCTGCGGGTCTGCAAG GTTCTCCGGGATCACCTGGGCGTGCGCTGCTTCCTGGGGCTGACAGCCACTGCCACCCTGGCCACAGTGCGGGACGTGGCCCAACACCTGGGTATCCCAGCAGAGGAAGGGATAGCGGTGCGCTCCACCGCTGTGCCCCCAAACCTGCACCTCTCAGTCTCGATGGACAGGGACAGGGATCAG GCCCTGATCTCCCTGCTGCGAGAGGAGCGTTTTGGGTGCCTGGACTCCATCATAGTCTACTGCACGCGGCGGGAGGAGACAGTTCGCATTGCGGCACTCATCCGGACCTGCCTCCAAGGAGTGCTGGTCAGGGAAGccagggagccagggcaggacactgctgaaaggaagaaagcgAAGG CAAAGAAGAGTGGTCGCCAGCCGCTGAAGTGGATTGCAGATGCTTACCATGCTGGCCTATCCGCTGCCGAACGCTGCCGCATCCAGAACAGCTTCATGAGTGGCCAGCTCCGCGTGGTGGTGGCCACGGTGGCTTTCGGCATGGGGCTGGATAAATCAGATGTCCGTGGTGTTGTACATTACAACATGCCGAAAAATTTTGAGAGTTACGTGCAGGAGATTGGACGGGCCGGGCGAGACGGTGAGCCAGCTCACTGCCATCTCTTCTTGGACCCGGAG ggcagggatcTCCACGAGCTGCGACGCCACATTTACGGTGACACGGTGGATTTTTTCACTGTCAAGAAGCTGGTGCAGAaggttttttctccctgcaagTGCTTGGAGCTGCACCAGAAACACCAGGATGTCATCAGG GATGGGGAGGTGAAGGATGCCAAAATGGCCGAGCTCTTGGAGGAGATGGTGGAAGAGGACAGTAGCGTGAcgaggcagagcaggcagcggGTGTGCTACAAGCACGAGCGAGCTATCCCCATCCAACAAACTGTGGAGTCCCTGGACATACGGGAGGAAG GCATCGAGACCCTCCTGTGCTACCTGGAGCTGCACCCGCAGcgctggctggagctgctgcctcccacctaCTCTTCCTGCCGGCTGCAGTGCTATGGGGGACCCCAGCAGCTCCGGGCCACAGCGCGGAG GTCTCCCCCTGTCGCTGTCTTCATGGCCCGGGAGCGCCTGGCAGGGAGGGACCACAGCCAAGCCAGCTTGCTGGAGTTCGACATGGTCTCGCTGAGCGACTCCATGGGTTGGGAAGTAGCGCTGGTGAAACGTGCCCTGCGCCAGCTCCAGTGGGATCCACAGCTGCGGAAAG ACAGCTGCAGCGCAGGGAAGAGTGGGGTCATGGTAGAGTTTGGAGATTTCTCTTTCCACCTACGTGCTTACGGTGACCTCACCGACCAGGAGCTGGACTCCGTCTGTGATTTCCTCCACCAAAGGGTGGTGGCCAGGGAGAAGATGGCTCTTGGCCAACTCCGCACCTGTTTCCAGGCCTTCCAGAG TTTGGGACCCGTTTTGGTACTGGAAAGGGAGGAGACTGATGTCAGGGCACAGTGTGGCCTTCCAGACCTGCAGTCCTCACcctgtggaggaggaggaggagaagagctCCTGCCTGAAGGCTCTGCTCAGCAACTACTTCGAGAAGGAGCCTGCTGGAGAGCAGGCTGA